One genomic window of Oscillospiraceae bacterium includes the following:
- a CDS encoding stage IV sporulation protein A, producing MIKADIETEVSPIVGTEKQSEELVHYLLKEFESDPKSIWSSNIFGKSLHELVNEGLHNKLSKMPEEAQMKMQETLQKIINEGSGGLICIIL from the coding sequence ATGATAAAAGCAGATATAGAAACTGAAGTATCACCGATTGTCGGAACTGAAAAACAATCTGAAGAACTTGTTCATTATCTTTTAAAAGAATTTGAATCTGACCCTAAATCAATATGGTCGTCAAATATTTTTGGCAAATCTTTACATGAACTTGTAAACGAGGGATTACATAATAAACTTTCAAAAATGCCAGAAGAAGCGCAAATGAAAATGCAGGAAACTTTGCAGAAAATAATAAACGAAGGCTCAGGCGGACTTATTTGTATAATATTGTAA